Proteins encoded in a region of the Vicia villosa cultivar HV-30 ecotype Madison, WI linkage group LG5, Vvil1.0, whole genome shotgun sequence genome:
- the LOC131601585 gene encoding uncharacterized protein LOC131601585: MSLFKYQNLLRHSLLLIPTTPPTTTPSSSFFSPPSKLTLKSSLITKAFSSSSSEMVKAIRVHELGGPQVLKWEDVEIGEPKEGEVRVKNKAVGVNFIDVYFRQGVYKAPSFPFTPGMEAVGIVTAVGAGRTGIQVGDLVGYTGQPMGSYAEEQILPANKVIPIPSSIEPAVAASVLLKGMTAQFLLRRCFKVEPGHTILVHAAAGGVGSLLCQWANALGATVIGTVSTKEKAAQAKEDGCHHVIIYKEEDFVARVNEITSGAGVEVVYDSVGKDTFEGSLASLKLRGYMVSFGQSSGSPDPVPLSALAAKALFLTRPSLFQYVVTRDELLEAAGELFANVTSGVLKVRVNHTYPLSEAAKAHEDLENRKTSGSVVLIP, encoded by the exons ATGTCATTGTTCAAATACCAAAACCTTCTTCGTCACTCTCTACTACTTATACCAACAACACCACCAACAACAAccccttcttcctctttcttCTCACCTCCATCAAAACTCACCCTAAAATCATCACTCATCACAAAGGCcttttcatcatcatcctcagaAATGGTGAAAGCTATTCGAGTTCACGAACTTGGTGGTCCTCAG GTTTTGAAATGGGAGGATGTTGAAATTGGAGAACCTAAAGAAGGAGAAGTTCGTGTTAAGAATAAAGCTGTTGGTGTTAATTTCATTGATGTTTATTTTCGTCAAGGGGTTTATAAGGCTCCTTCTTTTCCCTTTACTCCAG GTATGGAGGCTGTTGGCATTGTGACAGCTGTGGGTGCCGGACGCACTGGTATACAGGTTGGAGATCTTGTCGGTTACACCGGTCAACCAATGGGCTCGTATGCTGAAGAGCAGATTCTTCCTGCAAACAAAGTAATCCCTATCCCTTCCTCCATTGAACCAGCTGTTGCAGCATCTGTCTTGCTGAAAGGCATGACAGCTCAATTTTTGCTCCGCCGTTGCTTCAAG GTTGAACCCGGTCACACAATTCTTGTCCATGCCGCAGCTGGAGGAGTTGGATCCCTATTGTGCCAGTGGGCAAATGCACTTGGTGCAACTGTTATAGGAACTGTATCCACTAAGGAGAAAGCAGCTCAAGCCAAGGAGGATGGCTGCCATCATGTTATAATCTATAAAGAAGAGGATTTTGTGGCACGCGTCAATGAAATTACATCGGGCGCTGGAGTTGAAGTCGTCTACGATTCCGTGGGAAAGGATACCTTTGAG GGATCTCTGGCATCGTTGAAGCTTAGAGGCTACATGGTCAGTTTCGGACAGTCATCGGGTTCACCTGATCCAGTTCCATTGTCTGCCTTGGCTGCCAAAGCTCTGTTCTTAACAAGGCCTTCCTTATTTCAATACGTTGTCACTCGCGACGAGCTATTGGAGGCTGCTGGTGAGCTGTTTGCTAATGTTACTTCAGGTGTGTTGAAGGTGAGAGTTAATCATACTTATCCATTGTCTGAGGCAGCAAAAGCACATGAAGACTTGGAGAATAGGAAAACCTCTGGATCTGTTGTGTTGATCCCATAA